A single Vigna radiata var. radiata cultivar VC1973A chromosome 8, Vradiata_ver6, whole genome shotgun sequence DNA region contains:
- the LOC106771350 gene encoding uncharacterized protein LOC106771350 isoform X2 — translation MVKGTHCVNRCELGNEDDALVGFMENNGDECKLRMRLRMMVLGVNGVVMVKTKSIKPCVRTQRAAQPLDTPLLPAPAIPTILLCNRATCYLLSLPETKFPLLVISQRM, via the exons ATGGTGAAAGGAACACACTGTGTGAATCGGTGTGAGTTGGGGAATGAAGATGACGCACTGGTTGGGTTTATGGAGAATAATGGAGATGAA TGCAAGTTGAGGATGAGGTTGAGGATGATGGTGTTAGGCGTGAATGGAGTGGTTATGGTGAAGACGAAG TCTATTAAACCTTGCGTGAGAACTCAGAGGGCAGCGCAGCCTCTTGACACTCCATTGCTTCCTGCTCCAGCCATTCCTACAATTTTACTCTGCAATCGAGCCACCTGTTACTTGCTCTCATTACCAGAGACGAAATTTCCACTTCTAGTAATCAGCCAAAGAATGTAG
- the LOC106771350 gene encoding RHOMBOID-like protein 2 isoform X1, which produces MFTEKKFKTWKLGLIEKKRSMARRYLETGGGRPKNNSTEENYIAHESSNIHEVDTHWTSWLVPMWWLLILLFFVISMDLNNCVKNNFGPQCGCVAKFLGRFSFEPMQENWFSFEAMQENSLLSLTEMGALGWESAGNGHQGWRLDTCMGLYAGIMHLLASMLSLFFIGIRLEQPFGYGRIGVIYW; this is translated from the coding sequence AtgtttacagaaaaaaaattcaagactTGGAAATTGGGTTtgatagagaaaaaaagaagtatgGCTAGAAGATATCTTGAGACTGGCGGTGGGAGACCCAAGAACAACTCAACAGAGGAAAACTACATTGCGCATGAGTCTTCGAATATTCACGAAGTTGATACCCATTGGACATCATGGTTGGTTCCTATGTGGTGGTTGCTAATActgttgttttttgttatttccaTGGACCTCAACAATTGTGTCAAAAATAACTTCGGTCCCCAATGTGGCTGCGTGGCTAAGTTCCTTGGAAGATTCTCTTTCGAACCTATGCAGGAGAACTGGTTCTCTTTTGAAGCTATGCAGGAGAACTCGTTGCTTTCATTGACTGAGATGGGAGCCCTTGGGTGGGAAAGTGCTGGGAACGGGCATCAAGGGTGGAGACTGGACACTTGCATGGGGTTATATGCTGGAATTATGCATTTGCTTGCTAGCATGttgagtttgtttttcattGGAATTCGTTTGGAACAACCATTTGGGTATGGGAGGATTGGAGTTATATACTGGTGA